In one Nicotiana sylvestris chromosome 8, ASM39365v2, whole genome shotgun sequence genomic region, the following are encoded:
- the LOC138876035 gene encoding uncharacterized protein, with translation MVQSSRQCHEKLPFALLGYRSTVRTSVGATPYLLVYGTEVVIPMEVEIPSLRIVAEAEIDDDEWVKARLEQLCLIDEKRLAVVCRGQLYQKRMARSYNKKVCPRKFEVAQQVLKHILPHQTEAKGKFDPNWQEPFIVTRVLSNDAL, from the coding sequence atggtgcaaAGTTCTAGGCAATGTCATGAGAAGTTGCCCTTTGCTCTGTTGGGTTATCGCagtactgttcgtacttcagtaggtgcaactccttatttgttggtatatggcacagaaGTAGTGATACCCATGgaggttgaaattccatcccttcggattgttgctgaagctgaaattgatgatgatgagtgggtcaaagcccgtCTAGAGCAATTatgtttgattgatgagaagagactggcagTAGTGTGTcgtggccagttgtatcaaaagagaatggcaagatcatacaacaagaaggtgtgtcctcggaaatttgaagtggctcagcaagtattgaaacacatccttccacatcagacTGAAGCGAAAGGAAAGTTCGACCCAAATTGGCAGGAGCcgttcattgtaacaagagtgttgtccaatgatgCTTTGTAA